From a region of the Bradyrhizobium sp. KBS0727 genome:
- a CDS encoding hydroxyacid dehydrogenase has protein sequence MATNKKKIFATESMSNQGRALLHARDDIELVEFPNMISARDFEAKLKEHAPVHGVALGGTRFGETELEASKDMQVVTRIGVGFDAVDVPALSRRKVPLMVAGTANSPSVAEQALFMMLTLAKRAVEMHSIVRDDKWPSRLGMLPYDLFGKTVLIVGFGRIGTRTAKRCQAMEMNVLIFDPYKPAADIKAAGCEPVSDLDAALPRADFVSIHCPKNPETVGMFNAARLKLMKPSAYLINTARGGIVDEAALHDALVSGRLAGAGLDVFEQEPPPAGHKLFALPNVIMAPHVAGVTREAVDRMSEQTARNILSVLDGEPLRQNVINQDVLG, from the coding sequence ATGGCTACCAACAAGAAGAAAATCTTCGCCACGGAATCGATGTCAAACCAGGGCCGTGCATTGCTCCACGCGCGGGACGACATCGAACTCGTCGAATTTCCCAACATGATCTCCGCCAGGGATTTCGAAGCCAAGCTGAAAGAGCACGCGCCGGTTCACGGCGTTGCCCTCGGCGGCACGCGTTTTGGCGAGACCGAGCTCGAGGCGTCCAAGGACATGCAGGTGGTGACGCGGATCGGTGTCGGCTTTGATGCCGTCGACGTCCCCGCGCTGAGCCGCCGCAAGGTTCCGCTGATGGTGGCGGGTACGGCGAATTCCCCGTCAGTCGCCGAGCAGGCGCTGTTCATGATGCTGACGCTGGCCAAGCGTGCGGTGGAAATGCATTCGATCGTCCGGGACGACAAGTGGCCGAGCCGGCTCGGGATGCTGCCCTACGATCTCTTCGGCAAGACGGTGCTGATCGTAGGCTTCGGCCGCATCGGCACCCGAACCGCCAAGCGCTGCCAGGCGATGGAAATGAACGTTCTGATTTTCGATCCCTACAAGCCTGCTGCTGACATCAAGGCCGCCGGTTGCGAGCCGGTTTCCGACCTCGACGCGGCGCTGCCGCGCGCCGATTTCGTCAGCATCCACTGCCCGAAGAACCCCGAGACCGTCGGCATGTTCAATGCCGCGCGGCTGAAGCTGATGAAGCCGAGCGCCTATCTGATCAATACCGCGCGCGGCGGCATCGTCGACGAGGCGGCGCTGCATGACGCGCTGGTGTCCGGCAGGCTAGCCGGTGCCGGCCTTGATGTGTTCGAGCAGGAACCGCCGCCGGCCGGGCACAAACTGTTCGCACTTCCCAACGTCATCATGGCGCCACACGTCGCCGGCGTGACGCGAGAAGCCGTCGATCGCATGAGCGAGCAGACCGCGCGCAATATCCTGAGCGTCCTGGACGGCGAACCCCTGCGCCAGAATGTGATCAACCAGGACGTCCTCGGCTGA
- a CDS encoding amidase translates to MAFKEYGNYDAVGLAELVRKKQVTPRELLDEAIARTAKVDPQINAVVVKHYDHAERQIDRGLPDGPFTGVPFLLKDLDLLEGTRTTSGATILKDFVADHTGTLAQRFLDTGVSIFGKSASPEFGLMPTTESRLHGPTRNPWNLAHSSGGSSGGAAAAVAARILPVAHASDGGGSIRIPASASGVFGLKPTRARNPLGPDRGEGWGGYSCGHVVSISVRDSAVMMDAIHGPEPSSPYVAPAPERPFSQEVGRDPGKLRIAFTDRSPYGDAIDPEIAAAVREIAGLLAGLGHHVEERAPELAADPAAVMATIVGGNTALTVRLIEQKIGREMTDSDLEILTLASAHNAQKTTATDYVAAQLAAFQISRALATFFETCDLFLCPTLCSPPLRIGELDTMSSDLSHIAPILRRYMPATAMFNMSGQPAMSVPLAWNKAGLPLGMMFSAKLGDEGVLFRIAGQLEQARPWRGKLPPVSA, encoded by the coding sequence ATGGCCTTCAAGGAATACGGCAATTACGACGCGGTCGGTTTGGCCGAACTGGTGCGGAAGAAGCAGGTCACGCCGCGTGAACTGCTCGACGAGGCGATTGCCCGTACGGCAAAGGTCGACCCGCAAATCAACGCGGTCGTGGTCAAGCACTACGACCATGCCGAGCGCCAGATCGATCGCGGTCTTCCGGACGGTCCTTTCACCGGTGTGCCGTTCCTCCTGAAGGACCTCGATCTGCTGGAGGGGACCCGCACGACATCGGGCGCGACGATCCTGAAGGATTTCGTCGCCGACCACACCGGCACGCTGGCGCAACGTTTCCTCGATACCGGTGTCTCGATCTTCGGAAAGAGCGCCAGCCCAGAATTCGGCCTGATGCCGACGACGGAATCCCGCCTTCACGGGCCGACCCGCAATCCCTGGAATCTCGCGCACTCTTCCGGCGGATCGTCCGGCGGTGCGGCGGCGGCGGTTGCCGCCCGGATTCTTCCCGTCGCGCATGCCAGCGACGGCGGCGGCTCGATCCGGATCCCGGCTTCGGCCTCCGGCGTGTTCGGCCTGAAACCGACCCGGGCGCGCAATCCGCTCGGTCCCGACCGCGGCGAAGGCTGGGGCGGGTATTCCTGCGGCCATGTCGTCAGCATCAGCGTGCGCGACAGCGCCGTGATGATGGACGCGATCCATGGGCCCGAACCGTCGAGCCCCTATGTCGCGCCGGCCCCGGAGCGGCCGTTTTCGCAGGAGGTCGGCCGTGACCCCGGCAAGCTTCGCATTGCGTTCACCGACCGGTCGCCTTATGGCGACGCCATCGATCCGGAGATTGCTGCGGCGGTACGCGAAATCGCCGGCCTGCTGGCCGGGCTCGGCCATCATGTCGAGGAACGGGCCCCCGAACTTGCCGCCGACCCGGCAGCCGTCATGGCAACGATCGTGGGCGGCAACACCGCGCTGACGGTGCGGCTGATCGAGCAGAAAATCGGCCGCGAGATGACCGATAGCGATCTCGAGATCCTGACGCTGGCCAGCGCCCACAACGCCCAGAAGACCACCGCGACCGATTATGTCGCCGCCCAGCTCGCGGCTTTCCAGATTTCGCGCGCGCTGGCGACCTTCTTCGAGACCTGCGACCTTTTCCTGTGTCCCACGCTGTGCTCGCCGCCGCTACGGATCGGTGAGCTCGACACGATGTCGAGCGATTTGTCGCATATCGCGCCGATCCTGCGCCGCTACATGCCCGCGACCGCGATGTTCAACATGTCCGGCCAACCAGCCATGTCGGTGCCGCTGGCATGGAACAAGGCCGGCTTGCCGCTCGGCATGATGTTTTCGGCCAAACTCGGCGATGAGGGCGTTTTGTTCCGGATTGCGGGCCAACTGGAGCAGGCGCGGCCCTGGCGGGGCAAATTGCCGCCGGTATCTGCTTGA